The following proteins are encoded in a genomic region of Corythoichthys intestinalis isolate RoL2023-P3 chromosome 5, ASM3026506v1, whole genome shotgun sequence:
- the LOC130915776 gene encoding uncharacterized protein LOC130915776 has translation MSFAYKMTERDIRKLIELRAANSAVFTGEKHSAVRGWRAICQEMGLQGVLSARQLKKKWDNLKVKYKVLKNPPVGMETTGGPSWRWFRLMDEAVGGRPADERRVPSASGDEVATQVHFSVDISETDGDVAAAAAAEDKKEVIRLPVPQKVRPDGERSRAETPLCRTQDPNEHYGHFERDRAALERERAALKRDRAALERDRAALERDRMCLDRDRACLDRDRAVLERERARPGRENARTPNAEAESPGEEGTEFYRNFLAPDVEPQRLERTQRLVCLFNKLADKLEVEKVSAASELTSTS, from the exons TGACGGAGCGGGACATCAGGAAGCTGATCGAGCTGCGCGCCGCCAACAGTGCCGTCTTCACGGGAGAGAAACATTCGGCCGTTCGGGGATGgag GGCCATCTGTCAGGAGATGGGTCTGCAGGGGGTGCTGTCAGCGCGCCAGCTGAAGAAGAAGTGGGACAACCTGAAGGTGAAGTACAAGGTCCTGAAGAACCCTCCGGTGGGAATGGAGACGACGGGAGGACCCTCGTGGCGCTGGTTCCGCCTGATGGACGAGGCCGTCGGCGGCCGGCCGGCCGACGAGCGGCGGGTCCCCTCGGCGAGCGGGGACGAAGTAG CCACGCAGGTCCATTTCAGCGTGGATATTTCTGAAACCGACGGAGAcgtcgccgccgccgccgccgccgaagACAAGAAAGAAGTCATTAGACTGCCGGTCCCTCAGAAAGTCCGACCGGACGGCGAGCGCTCCAGGGCGGAGACCCCGCTATGCCGCACGCAGGACCCGAATGAACACTACGGACACTTTGAGCGGGACCGGGCGGCGCTGGAACGAGAGCGGGCGGCTCTAAAGCGGGACCGTGCGGCTCTAGAGCGGGACCGGGCGGCTCTGGAGCGGGACCGAATGTGTCTGGATCGAGACCGGGCCTGTCTGGACAGGGACCGAGCCGTTTTAGAGCGGGAACGGGCGCGCCCGGGTCGGGAAAACGCGAGGACGCCAAACGCGGAGGCCGAGTCGCCCGGCGAGGAAGGGACCGAGTTCTACCGGAACTTTCTGGCCCCCGACGTAGAACCGCAGCGTCTGGAGAGAACGCAGAGACTCGTGTGCTTGTTCAATAAGCTCGCCGACAAACTCGAGGTGGAAAAAGTTAGCGCGGCGAGCGAGTTGACTTCTACGAGTTGA